The following are encoded in a window of Rubellicoccus peritrichatus genomic DNA:
- a CDS encoding PilN domain-containing protein, translated as MPTLTQNQTSATAPTAASVELVTAARFVCQSIDIPEGMKSRDLAGFVSGMVEEESPLPLEHIAWGFVTARKGRKITKALAYASARNLVLGDDEPKSGGSILPSFAALHGLSFGGATWLFFLDSESLSAVYFSANESIPNRIISRYHHSDLDDWSGLAAVRAELLKSINPDSEDTVLDGIVRAELAGKPTRKKVPFSLEQKTTANGGWKAWRKTELSPESILIGADLRDPEFLSAELSSRRDGRSLVIAGGVFAAAIAIMGIFEMILGSRASQAEEALSQAEAQETAVEQLKEMEIMTKAVEATLQKQLLPFDWMMAVNEFRPEEIALTSAYMGSGDQMNLNGEGDNVKTVNDYVTALENSNRFSEVKLVEVKTGKNGATFRIELVIGDINAEPTPQPEEAEPATEVAGT; from the coding sequence GTGCCCACCTTGACTCAGAACCAGACTTCGGCAACTGCCCCAACCGCAGCATCGGTTGAATTGGTTACGGCTGCCCGTTTTGTCTGTCAGTCGATTGATATTCCGGAGGGAATGAAATCGCGTGATCTGGCTGGCTTCGTAAGCGGTATGGTCGAAGAGGAATCTCCTTTGCCATTGGAGCATATTGCCTGGGGGTTTGTAACCGCGCGTAAAGGCAGGAAAATCACGAAGGCTCTGGCCTATGCAAGTGCGCGGAATCTTGTCCTGGGCGATGATGAGCCAAAGAGTGGAGGTTCGATTCTGCCGTCATTCGCCGCGTTGCATGGTTTGAGCTTTGGTGGCGCCACCTGGCTTTTCTTTCTCGATAGTGAGTCTTTGAGTGCGGTTTATTTCTCGGCAAATGAGTCAATACCCAACCGTATTATTTCTCGTTATCATCATTCTGATTTGGATGACTGGTCCGGCTTGGCAGCGGTTCGTGCCGAACTACTCAAAAGTATAAACCCAGATTCCGAGGACACAGTTCTCGATGGCATTGTCCGGGCTGAATTAGCCGGTAAACCGACCCGCAAAAAGGTGCCGTTTTCATTGGAACAAAAGACCACTGCGAACGGAGGCTGGAAGGCTTGGCGGAAAACCGAACTGTCGCCCGAAAGTATTTTGATCGGTGCCGATTTGCGTGACCCTGAATTTCTCAGTGCAGAGCTGAGCAGCCGTCGTGATGGGCGGAGTCTTGTGATCGCAGGTGGTGTTTTTGCCGCTGCAATTGCTATCATGGGAATTTTTGAAATGATTCTTGGTTCGCGTGCCTCACAGGCAGAAGAAGCTTTGAGCCAGGCTGAAGCGCAGGAAACTGCAGTTGAGCAGCTCAAGGAAATGGAGATCATGACAAAGGCGGTTGAGGCGACGCTTCAGAAGCAGCTCCTGCCGTTTGACTGGATGATGGCCGTCAATGAATTTCGCCCCGAAGAGATTGCCTTGACCAGTGCTTACATGGGCTCGGGAGACCAAATGAATCTCAATGGCGAAGGCGATAACGTAAAGACAGTCAATGATTATGTGACTGCGCTAGAAAACTCGAATCGCTTTTCTGAAGTCAAACTCGTCGAAGTCAAAACCGGAAAGAATGGGGCCACTTTTCGGATCGAGTTAGTTATTGGAGATATCAATGCCGAACCTACACCGCAGCCTGAGGAAGCAGAGCCCGCAACGGAGGTGGCTGGAACATGA